A window of Halovivax gelatinilyticus genomic DNA:
CTTCCAGGAGTCGACTCGGAGGACGATTCGGTGAGAAGCTGAGCCGGGACGTGACTCCACGGACTGGACGACACCCACGCTCCCGAATTCACGTTCACCTGCTACAGGCCTCCCGTTCGGCTGAGAGTGCCTGTGCCCACACCCGTGTTGACTGCCAACAACCTGAACACTCCAGTCCGACGGAAACCTCGAAACGATTAACCGCGTCGGTGCAGGAGGTTCGCGCATGATACAGGTCGCGATAAACGGGTACGGGACGATCGGAAAACGGGTCGCAGACGCCGTCACCGCACAGCCGGACATGGAAGTACTCGGCGTCGCGAAGACGCGGCCGAACTACGAGGCGCAGACGGCGATCGATCGGGGCTACCCGCTCTACGCCGCGATCGCCGATCGGGCCGACCAGTTCGCGGAGGCCGGGATGGATATCGCCGGACCGGTAGAAGAGCTCCTCGAGGTGGCCGACGTCGTCGTCGACGCCACGCCAGGCGGAATCGGCGAGCAGAACAAGTCACTGTACGTCGACCACGACGTGCCCGCGATCTACCAGGGTGGCGAAGACGCCGAGGTCGCCGACGTGAGCTTTAACGCCCGGTCGAATTACGAGGACGCGATCGGCGCCGAGCACGTCCGCGTCGTCTCCTGTAACACGACGGGACTCTCGCGCGTCATCGCGCCGCTTTCAGAAACCTACGGGATCGAGAAGGTGCGTGCGACGCTAGTGCGCCGCGGCGGCGACCCCGGCCAGACCTCCCGCGGACCGATCAACGACATTCTGCCGAACCCGGTGACGATCCCGTCACACCACGGCCCCGACGTGAACACCATCTTCCCCGACATCGATATCGATACACTCGGGATGAAAGTGCCGGCGACGCAGATGCACATGCACAGCCTGAACGTGACGCTCGAATCCACCCCGGACGCGAGCGAGGTTCGGGACCTGTTCGCCGACGAGCGCCGACTGTTCTTGATCCCCGAGTCGTTCGACATCGACGGTAGCGGCAAGTTGAAGGAGTACGCTCACGACGTCGGTCGGCCGCGCGGCGACCTCTGGGAGAACTGCATCTGGGAGGAGTCGATCTCGGTCGAGGGCGACGATCTCTACCTCTTTCAGGGGATCCACCAGGAGTCAGACGTCGTCCCGGAGAACGTCGACGCGATTCGGGCGATCACCAGCACGGCCGACAAGGCCGAAAGCGTTCAGACCACCGACGACGCGATAGGCGTCGGCTTCTGAGATCGGGTCGATTCTCCCACGGCGGCCGTCGTCACAGCTGTCCGCCGACAGAAAGTTTTTGCACGGGCGGACGCTACCTGTCCGTATGAGACGAGACGACCGCGACGAACCCTTCGACGATCTCTTTCGCGAGATCGAACGGATGATGAACGATATGATGAAGGGTGCGAACGTCGAGTTCGACTCCTCGGCGACGACGGTCGAGAACGGGTTCGGTGCCGACACCCACGTCGACATCCACGATACGGACGACGAGATTCGCGTCGTCGCCGACCTTCCGGGCGTCGAGAAGAAGAACATCGAACTCGAGTGCGACGGAAAGACGCTCACCATCTCGGCGCGAAGCGACCACCGCGAATACGACGAACGCGTCTCGCTTCCCCGGCGGGTGAACGAACACACCGCGAGTGCGACCTACAACAACGGAGTTCTCGAAGTCGTCTTCGAACCCGCAGAACAGAGTTCGGGAATCAGCCTGGAGTGAGGCCGCGGTACTGAATTCTCTCGATTCGACACACTGACGAGCGTGGCGTGTGCTACTGTGACCCAGATTGGGGTCCGGACGTCGCACGCGACCGGATCACCGCGGCCAGCCGATCGTAGAAGTCGGGTTCGTACTTCGTCGCGGCGTCGATCGTCGGTCGGGCGTTCGTCTCGTTCACCACGACACGATCGTCCGTCGCGAGGAGGTCGACTCCCAGGACGTCGATTTCGAGCGTCCGCGCGACTGACTCGGCGAGTTCGCGAAGCTCGTCGGGGAGATCGACGCCGCGTGCTTCGGCTCCGCGATGGACGTTGTGCTTCCACTGGCCAGCCTCGCGTTCGGCGTCGGGAAGTCGGCGTTCGACCGCGCCGGCGTACTCGCCGGCCAGGACCATCACGCGATAGTCGGTCGCCCCTGGAACGAACTCCTGGACGAGAAACGACTTGTCGCCGGTCGCGCGATAGTCCTGAACCAGTCCGAGGTAATCGCAGATGCCGAGAAACGAGTCGAGGTCGTGGGCCTTCGCGACGCCGACGCCGCGCGTCGTCGAGTTCGGCTTGATCACGACGGGCGGGTCGAGCCGTTCGAACGCCTCCCGAAGCTCGTCCTCGTCGACGGGATTCGAGACGTAGACGGACTCCGGGATCGGGAGACCGCCACGTTCGAGTCCGGCGAGCACCCCCGCCTTGTTTCGCGACGTGAGGACCGCCTCCAGTCCGTTTACCCACGGCACGTCGAGCATGGCGTCGGCGACGCCGCCTTCCATCACCCGGCCGGGGTAGACGAAGCCGACGTCGTAGGCGTCGGAATCGAACGGAGCGTCCGCACCGAGCGGGAAGACGCCCTCGCGGACCGGGACGTGGTGACATCGTATACCGCGCTCTGCGAGGGGCGGTCGCATTCGCTCGAACGTCTCCTTTCGGTTCGCCACCGCCAGATCGATCATTCGAGTGTAACTCGGCGCGGCGGTGACGTAAACGTGACCACCGAGAGCGCGAAAGTGGGGTCGTCGAATCGCGTCCCACGGACCGGTGACGTCGGCGATCCCGTCGAAGACCGGCGTCGGCCGGGGTGGCGGAGGAGAACGACCGCCGCCTGTCGAAGACGGTTACTCGTGCGTGGCCGCGAGCGCGTGATCGCGCCAGCGATCCGCGCGACCCGGGGAAAGGCTGGTCTTCCTGAGAACGCTCTCCGCGAGCGAAGCGCGGTCCGAACGCGGCGAGGACCGCGAAAACGCGAACGGTGAAACCGTGAGCGAACGGACGTGAGCGAGCGGGCCGACGAGCGACCGAGAAGCCGCGCGACGCGCGGCTGGCGGGGAGCGAGGAGTGCTTTTCATCAACGTTTTGCCGAGGGCGCGGCGCAGCCGCGCCCACAGCGCAAAAGGTTGGTTTACGAAACCAGTTCCTGTTCGCCCTTCTCGACGACGATCCGACACGGCGGCGTGATCTTGTTGTAGGCGCGTCGGAGCGCGTCTTTCGCGAACTCGGCGTCGTCGACGTCACACCAGATGGTGAAGATGCGATCGCCGGCGTCGATGCGTGCGGCGGTGCCGACGATCTTGCCGAACGACTGGCGCATTCCGTCGGAGACACGGTCGGCGCCGGCCCCGGTCGCCTGCTTGTTCTCCCGGATGACGTGGTGGGGGAACTTACGGAGGATCATCTTGTAGTTGCCCTCGCCGGCGTTCTTGATCATGTGTCGGTTACCCGAAAGCCGTGAAGCTTCGAGGCTGCCGTGTCGGATCTGGACGGCTTCTTCGGTCACGAGGCTGATCTGGACGGGGTAGTCGTCGGGATCGGCGGTGACGTCGCCCATCTTGTGCTGTGCGATCTTCGAACCCGGGATGCCGGTGATGTACTCGCGTCGCGTGTACGCCGGTTTGTCAATATCCCGGTACATCGAGGCGGGTTTGTCGGACATGGTTGTGATTACTTACCGGAACCGAAGCCCAGAACGCGGATAAAGGCTTCGAACCGCGAACGCGCCGACGAACCCTGCGAATAGCTACCGACCGCCAGCGTGTGTACAGCCAGACGACTGGAGAGACCGTCGGGTCGTTTAAGGGGACAGCGAGGCTATCAGTCGGTATGTGGAAGAGTTTCCGGATCGGTTCGCTCTTCGGGATTCCGATCAAACTAGATATCACGTTCTTGCTGATCCTGCCCATCTTCGCCTACCTCATCGGTGCCCAGATCGAAGTGGCAGGCGAGCTGTTCAACGAGACGATGGGAGCCGGGATCGACGTCGCCGCGCTCACCGGCGGGACGACGCCGTACCTCTGGGGATTGCTCGCCGCCATCGGGCTCTTCATCGGCGTCGTGTTACACGAACTGGGCCACTCGCTGACCGCCCAGCGCTACGGCTATCCCATCGACTCGATCACGCTCTGGCTGCTCGGCGGGATCGCCGCCCTCTCGGAGATGCCCGAAAACTGGCGACAGGAGTTCGGCATCGCGATCGCCGGACCGATCGTCTCCGTCCTGGTCGGTATCGGTTCCTACGGCCTGTTTCTGGCCACGCCCGAGAGCTTCGACGGGGCGCGATTCATCTTCGCCTACCTGGCCATCTTGAACATCGCGCTCGCCGTCTTCAACATGCTCCCGGCGTTTCCCATGGACGGCGGGCGGATCCTCCGGGCGCTGCTGGCGCGAAACCAGCCGTACGCGAAGGCGACCCAGCAAGCGGCCGCCATCGGCAAGGGCTTCGCCGTGTTGATGGGGCTGTTCGGACTGTTCGCCTGGAACCCGGTGCTGATCGCCGTCGCGCTCTTCGTCTACATCGCCGCCTCCGGCGAGTCACAACAGGTGACGATGAAGGCCGCCTTCCAGGACGTCTCCGTCGCCGACATCATGACGCCCGCCGGTCGCCTCCAGACGGTCACGACGGACACGAGCGTCGAGCAACTCGTCCAGCGCATGTTCCAGGAGCGCCACACCGCCTACCCGGTCCTCGAAGACGGCTACCTGGTCGGGATCGTGACGCTCACCGACGCGCGCAACGTCAAACCCGTCGAACGAGACGCCTACACGGTCGAGGAGATTCTGACGAGCGACCTCGAGACGATCGGTCCCGAGGCCGACGTGATGACGGCCATCGAGCGGATGCGCGAGCGTAACGTCGACCGACTGCTCGTCATCGACCGCGACGAAGGATGGGGCGACGACAACGGCGACCTGATCGGCATCATCTCGCGATCCGACGTCATGACGGCGCTGAACGTGGTCCAGCAGAGCGGGTCGGTGACCCCGAGCGCCCAGCGGGTCGCCTAAGTTAGGCGACCTCCGTCGGACCCGCTGGTGCGGACGTCGACCGATCGATCCCGGTCAATTCCCGGAGCCGATCCGGGTCGATGTGGCCGAAATCGGCCTTCCGGTGACAGGGCGGACACAGCGTCGCGACGTTGTCGAGTCTGTGGGCGTCGACCTTCTCGAACTCGTTGGACTCGATATACACCCGAACGGGTACGAGGTGGTGAACGTCGGGATTACGACCGAGGTCCTCCCGGTCCGTTCCACAGCGGACGCACGCGTAGTCGTCTCGTTCGAGCGCGGCCCGTCGGGTGGCGTACCACCCGGTTCCGTACGCTTCGTTGCCCCCTCCCTTCCAGTTCGGATGCCCCTCGCCGGTGAACGAATCGGAGAGCCACGACCGCCGGCACTCCTCGCTACAGAGGACCGCTTCGCCGGTCGCATTGCTCGGGTAGCGCCGGATCAGTTCGGCACAGACGGTACACTCGAGTTCGAGTTTCCCGCCGGACCAGCGTGGATTTCGCTTTCCGTCGAGTGATGGTGGTTTACGCCACGCCTCAGATTCGACGCAGTCAGCACAGTACAATCCGACTTTCTCTGACGGATAGTACTCGAACGTGGCCCCACAGAGGACACATTGCGTCGATCGCTTCTTCCCCTGGAAATTGGGCGCGTTTTCACCCTCGAACGAAATCTCGTCGAGACAGGCCTGGGTACAATATTTCTTCTCATATTCGCTGTGAAAACGGTCACCGCAACGCGCACAGGTTCGGTTTGGAAGGCGCTCCCCGTGTCCCTGGCTGTGGTGTACGGCGCGGCCGCGCTTGCTATCGAACGACCGGTCACAGGACGGACAATCGTACATTGGATTACCATCGTCGGTAGGGGATAAAACCGAGACGGGTCCGTTTCCGATTCCGATAGTACCGCATCAATTTGGCGTGACGAACAGTCTCCTGGATCGGAATTGATGTCAGAAAAATTATGAGTCCGGGTGCGAGAATCGAACCCACTTCTCAGCCTCCACAAGGCTGAAGGATAACCATTACCCCAACCCGGACACGTCTGCACTCGACAGTAATCACCGAGGAAGTGAAATACGTTACGCCTCGATTCCACCCCTGCCACCAGCTATCACTCTATCGGAACTGTCGGCACGCGTTCGTCCTGATCTGACCCGAAGGATCTGACCCGAATCACTTTTCGCCGTGTGCGCGTTAGGACGACCAACGCGTGGCCATCACCGAGAAGATCTACCTCAAGAATCACCGCCAGCTCTGTTCGCAGCTAGAGACGAACGTCCCGAAAGGGGCGTTCAAAGGGGCGACGTTGGACCTGCTCTTTCAGGGCGACGGACTCGAGAAGGTGGACGACGCGACCCGCGAGCGGGTGCTCGATTTCGCGAGTGACTTTCTCGACTGTGATTGCCAGGACAATCCCTACTGTGGCTGTCCGGAGCGAAAGTTCATCCGGTACCTGCTAGAGCTTCGGGCGCAGGGGCTCGGACCGGCCGCCATCGTCGACGTCATGAGCGACGACTACCTGGTGTACGCCTACGAAGGGGACATTCTCTCGTTTCTCGACAGCGGCGTCCGCACGCTCGAAGCGGCCGAAGGCCTGGCTCGCGTCGACGGACGACCGGACGATCAGGAATCGATCCGTCGGGCAAAGCAGGATCTCGCGCGGTAAGTGACCTCGGCCTCCTTCGGCGAGCTGACCGGACCCAGCAGGAGCGTTCGGTCGGTCAGCCGATCTGGTAGGGCTCGTCCTCGTCCAGGTCGTCGAGCAGGAGCACCTCCTCTTCGTCGTCCTCGACGCGGTCGCGCAGGTCGGTGACGTAGGCCTTGTGCTCTTCTAACTGTTCGCGCAGGTGCTCGGTTTCGAGTTCGAGTCGTTCGTGTTCTCGAAGGAAGCTCTTTGGAACCTCGACCGTCGGCGGGAAGGAGGCCTCGTCACCCTCGCTCGCCTCGAGCTCGGATTCGGGCACCACGGCGACTTGCCCGTCGTGTTCGATGAGCGTATCGACGTAATCGCGAAAGACCGCAGACAGAGAGATGTCGCGCTCCTCGGCGATCTGCTGGAGCGCCTCGAAGGCGTCCTCGTTAACCCGAAACGAGATCGTCTTGTTCTTGTTACCCATCCTGAGAGGCTAGTTGTCGTGAATTCACTTAACCCTTCGTCAGACGAACTGCTCTCCGTTCGGCCGTTCCGAGAGCGACGGTCGAACGCTCACTCGATCCGATGAGTCTTAGGGTGGGAGGTCGTAGCGATCGACATGGACCGGCGACCGCGTCCACGGAGGCTGTCGTGATCGAAGAGATCGACGCGTTTCTCGACGAGGTCGGCTTCGATCCAGATGCGAGCGTGCTGACGCGTCGACAGGCGCAGGTGCTGGCGCTACGCGAACGCGGCGAGTCACAGGCGACGATCGCCGAGGCGATCGGCTCTTCGCGGGCGAACGTCTCGTCGATCGAGGCGAGCGGGCGGGAGAACGTCGAGCGCGCCCGGGAGACGGTCGCGTTCGCCGAGGCACTCCACGCACCAGTTCGCGTACAAATTCCGGCGGGGACGGACCTCTACGACGTTCCCCAGAAGGTGTTCGAAGCCTGTGACGAAGAAGGCGTCAAGGTCTCGCACACGGCACCGGATCTGATGAAGGTCGTAAGCGACGCCGCTGGACCGGCCGTCAGCGGTCGACAGGTCGGGTCGGATCTCGTCGTGGGCGTAACGGCCACCGGTTCGGTCCGAGTCCGGACGTCAGAGCGAACCGACGAGTGAGCGGGAGACCCGCCCCCGAACCTATGTCTCCTGCTGTGGTTGACGACGCTATGGACCTCGGAATCGACGGCAACGCCGCGCTGGTGACCGCGAGTTCGGCGGGGCTCGGCAAGGCGAGCGCGCTCGCGCTGGCGGCGGAGGGAGTCGACGTCACGATCTGCGGTCGGGACGGCTCGCGACTCAGCGCCGCGGCTGACGACGTCGACGAAGCAGGGTCGGGCGACGTCCATCCCGTTCGGGCGGACGTGACGGATCCGGACGACGTCACCCGGCTAGTCGACGAGACGGTCGAGGCGTTCGGCGGGCTGGATCACCTGGTGACGTCGGCCGGAAACCCGCCGAGTACGACGTTTCTCGAAACGACCGAGCGCCAATGGTACCAGGCGTACGACCAGCTGGTGATGAGCACCGTCTGGACGATCGAGCGCGCCTGCCCGCACCTGCGCGAGTCGTCCGCCGGGACGATCGTCTGTCTCACCTCGCGGACGGTCACCGAGGCCGTCGACGGGCTCTTGCTCTCGAACACGGTCCGCAGGGGCGTAAGCGGGCTCGTCCAGACCCTCTCGCGCGAGTTCGCTCCCGAGATCCGGGCGAACAGCGTGCTGCCGGGCCTGATCGAGACGGATAGCGTCGTCGACCTGCTCGAGGCGGGCGTCGAGCGCGGCGAGTACGCCGACTACGACGAGGGGCTCGCGGCGCTCTCGGCGGACGTGCCGCTGGGCCGGATCGGCGACCCGGCGGAACTCGGTGCGGTCGTGGCGTTTCTCAGCAGCGAACGGGCGAGCTACGTCAACGGCGCGGAGGTGCCGATCGACGGCGGGACGATTCGCGGGTAGTGATGGCCGCGTTGGCTGGCGGACGGTGGGATTGCCGCCCAGCGGCCTTTGCGCCCGTCCGTCGACGTCGCGAACGGGACGATGATCGTAACTGAACACAAGTTGTTCCTCGAACGACTCCGAGAGCTGACGACGATAGAGCAGGAACTGGAGGACCAGCGCACCGTGCTGGCCGACGCGGCGACCGACGAGGAGCTCCCGACCGAGGCCCGTGAG
This region includes:
- a CDS encoding type II glyceraldehyde-3-phosphate dehydrogenase yields the protein MIQVAINGYGTIGKRVADAVTAQPDMEVLGVAKTRPNYEAQTAIDRGYPLYAAIADRADQFAEAGMDIAGPVEELLEVADVVVDATPGGIGEQNKSLYVDHDVPAIYQGGEDAEVADVSFNARSNYEDAIGAEHVRVVSCNTTGLSRVIAPLSETYGIEKVRATLVRRGGDPGQTSRGPINDILPNPVTIPSHHGPDVNTIFPDIDIDTLGMKVPATQMHMHSLNVTLESTPDASEVRDLFADERRLFLIPESFDIDGSGKLKEYAHDVGRPRGDLWENCIWEESISVEGDDLYLFQGIHQESDVVPENVDAIRAITSTADKAESVQTTDDAIGVGF
- a CDS encoding Hsp20/alpha crystallin family protein, which encodes MRRDDRDEPFDDLFREIERMMNDMMKGANVEFDSSATTVENGFGADTHVDIHDTDDEIRVVADLPGVEKKNIELECDGKTLTISARSDHREYDERVSLPRRVNEHTASATYNNGVLEVVFEPAEQSSGISLE
- a CDS encoding ATP-grasp domain-containing protein, which encodes MIDLAVANRKETFERMRPPLAERGIRCHHVPVREGVFPLGADAPFDSDAYDVGFVYPGRVMEGGVADAMLDVPWVNGLEAVLTSRNKAGVLAGLERGGLPIPESVYVSNPVDEDELREAFERLDPPVVIKPNSTTRGVGVAKAHDLDSFLGICDYLGLVQDYRATGDKSFLVQEFVPGATDYRVMVLAGEYAGAVERRLPDAEREAGQWKHNVHRGAEARGVDLPDELRELAESVARTLEIDVLGVDLLATDDRVVVNETNARPTIDAATKYEPDFYDRLAAVIRSRATSGPQSGSQ
- a CDS encoding 50S ribosomal protein L16, with product MSDKPASMYRDIDKPAYTRREYITGIPGSKIAQHKMGDVTADPDDYPVQISLVTEEAVQIRHGSLEASRLSGNRHMIKNAGEGNYKMILRKFPHHVIRENKQATGAGADRVSDGMRQSFGKIVGTAARIDAGDRIFTIWCDVDDAEFAKDALRRAYNKITPPCRIVVEKGEQELVS
- a CDS encoding CBS domain-containing protein, whose product is MWKSFRIGSLFGIPIKLDITFLLILPIFAYLIGAQIEVAGELFNETMGAGIDVAALTGGTTPYLWGLLAAIGLFIGVVLHELGHSLTAQRYGYPIDSITLWLLGGIAALSEMPENWRQEFGIAIAGPIVSVLVGIGSYGLFLATPESFDGARFIFAYLAILNIALAVFNMLPAFPMDGGRILRALLARNQPYAKATQQAAAIGKGFAVLMGLFGLFAWNPVLIAVALFVYIAASGESQQVTMKAAFQDVSVADIMTPAGRLQTVTTDTSVEQLVQRMFQERHTAYPVLEDGYLVGIVTLTDARNVKPVERDAYTVEEILTSDLETIGPEADVMTAIERMRERNVDRLLVIDRDEGWGDDNGDLIGIISRSDVMTALNVVQQSGSVTPSAQRVA
- a CDS encoding HNH endonuclease, which codes for MYDCPSCDRSFDSKRGRAVHHSQGHGERLPNRTCARCGDRFHSEYEKKYCTQACLDEISFEGENAPNFQGKKRSTQCVLCGATFEYYPSEKVGLYCADCVESEAWRKPPSLDGKRNPRWSGGKLELECTVCAELIRRYPSNATGEAVLCSEECRRSWLSDSFTGEGHPNWKGGGNEAYGTGWYATRRAALERDDYACVRCGTDREDLGRNPDVHHLVPVRVYIESNEFEKVDAHRLDNVATLCPPCHRKADFGHIDPDRLRELTGIDRSTSAPAGPTEVA
- a CDS encoding DUF5814 domain-containing protein, whose translation is MAITEKIYLKNHRQLCSQLETNVPKGAFKGATLDLLFQGDGLEKVDDATRERVLDFASDFLDCDCQDNPYCGCPERKFIRYLLELRAQGLGPAAIVDVMSDDYLVYAYEGDILSFLDSGVRTLEAAEGLARVDGRPDDQESIRRAKQDLAR
- a CDS encoding ribbon-helix-helix protein, CopG family, whose amino-acid sequence is MGNKNKTISFRVNEDAFEALQQIAEERDISLSAVFRDYVDTLIEHDGQVAVVPESELEASEGDEASFPPTVEVPKSFLREHERLELETEHLREQLEEHKAYVTDLRDRVEDDEEEVLLLDDLDEDEPYQIG
- a CDS encoding Tfx family DNA-binding protein, which encodes MSLRVGGRSDRHGPATASTEAVVIEEIDAFLDEVGFDPDASVLTRRQAQVLALRERGESQATIAEAIGSSRANVSSIEASGRENVERARETVAFAEALHAPVRVQIPAGTDLYDVPQKVFEACDEEGVKVSHTAPDLMKVVSDAAGPAVSGRQVGSDLVVGVTATGSVRVRTSERTDE
- a CDS encoding SDR family oxidoreductase; the encoded protein is MDLGIDGNAALVTASSAGLGKASALALAAEGVDVTICGRDGSRLSAAADDVDEAGSGDVHPVRADVTDPDDVTRLVDETVEAFGGLDHLVTSAGNPPSTTFLETTERQWYQAYDQLVMSTVWTIERACPHLRESSAGTIVCLTSRTVTEAVDGLLLSNTVRRGVSGLVQTLSREFAPEIRANSVLPGLIETDSVVDLLEAGVERGEYADYDEGLAALSADVPLGRIGDPAELGAVVAFLSSERASYVNGAEVPIDGGTIRG